One window from the genome of Mucilaginibacter ginsenosidivorans encodes:
- a CDS encoding heavy metal translocating P-type ATPase, whose protein sequence is MKQIKIQQQIHCYHCGNDCEEGYIEQDEKVFCCNGCREVYSILSQSGLCNYYSFNVHPGAEQKSGNKRFDYLKEPSIVKDLVDYSDEKFTIVTFYIPNIHCSSCIWLLEQLNRINPAIYYSRVDFLRKQVNIRFNNKQITLHGVVEVLDRIGYEPLISLQDVIRKQGSDKKDNLVKKIALAGFCFGNVMLLSFPEYLGISVNEQAFRQFFGWLNLVFCLPVVLYCANGYFTSAWTNLKNKVLNIDLPLAIGITVLFVRTAAEIITHMGPGFADTCCGLVFFLLVGKFVQRKTYYHLSFERDYRSFFPVAVQVIEEEKERPVPLADIQVGQRILIRNNEIIPADAILLKGEGKVDFSFVTGESVPVEKVLGEVVYAGGRQTGEAIELEVVKPVSQSYLTRLWNNEAFTRLQDNRMQTFSEKASKYFTIVLLAIALGSFLFWLPADLHRGISAFTAVLIIACPCALALSTPFTMAAALSIFDKNFFYLKNTAVVEQLAHIDTIVLDKTGTITIAGGNTVTQHGDVSEYEKGLIYSACSNSAHPLSRLICQFWNHQHKLSTNSYYEIPGRGITADIDRHIVDVGSERFIRGISSPGSGPKLTEVHIRIDNIYKGYFSVQQHYRDGIKNIKDLSSAYEVFLLSGDHNHEREALSVVFKPGHMFFEQSPQEKLDFIKMLQANGHRVMMIGDGLNDAGALKQSDLGIAITDNVNNFSPGSDAILDGKALSRLPDFFKFSKDALHIIYASFIISLCYNIAGLGYAVSGRLSPLIAAILMPLSTVTIISFTSIAAHLAAKKRKLL, encoded by the coding sequence ATGAAACAAATTAAGATACAGCAGCAAATTCATTGCTACCATTGCGGCAATGACTGTGAAGAAGGATATATTGAACAGGACGAAAAGGTGTTTTGCTGCAATGGCTGCCGCGAGGTTTATTCCATTCTGTCACAAAGCGGGCTCTGCAACTACTACTCCTTTAATGTACATCCGGGTGCAGAGCAAAAAAGCGGGAATAAACGGTTCGATTACCTTAAAGAGCCTTCCATAGTAAAGGACCTTGTCGATTATTCGGACGAGAAATTCACTATTGTAACCTTCTACATACCCAATATTCATTGCAGTTCGTGTATATGGCTGCTTGAGCAATTGAACAGGATCAACCCGGCTATCTATTACAGCCGGGTTGATTTCCTGCGCAAACAGGTTAACATCCGGTTCAACAATAAGCAGATCACCCTGCACGGGGTGGTTGAAGTTCTGGACCGGATCGGATATGAGCCGCTCATCAGCCTGCAGGATGTGATAAGGAAACAAGGCTCGGATAAGAAAGATAACCTGGTTAAAAAAATTGCATTAGCCGGTTTTTGCTTTGGCAACGTAATGTTACTGAGCTTCCCCGAATACCTGGGCATATCAGTGAACGAACAAGCCTTCCGGCAGTTTTTCGGCTGGCTGAACCTGGTGTTTTGCCTGCCTGTGGTACTTTATTGTGCCAATGGCTATTTCACATCGGCCTGGACAAACCTTAAGAATAAGGTATTGAACATCGACCTTCCTCTGGCCATAGGTATTACCGTTCTGTTCGTACGCACGGCAGCAGAAATAATAACGCATATGGGGCCTGGCTTTGCCGACACCTGTTGCGGGCTGGTTTTTTTCCTGCTGGTAGGGAAATTTGTCCAGCGCAAAACTTACTATCACCTGTCCTTCGAACGCGATTACCGTTCATTTTTCCCTGTAGCTGTACAGGTGATCGAAGAAGAAAAAGAACGACCGGTGCCGCTGGCTGATATACAGGTGGGGCAGCGGATACTGATAAGGAATAATGAGATCATCCCGGCCGACGCAATTTTGCTGAAAGGTGAAGGTAAGGTTGATTTTAGCTTTGTTACCGGTGAGTCTGTACCTGTTGAAAAAGTGCTGGGCGAAGTTGTGTATGCAGGTGGCAGACAAACCGGCGAAGCCATTGAACTGGAGGTGGTAAAACCCGTATCGCAAAGTTACCTTACCCGGCTTTGGAATAACGAGGCATTTACCCGCCTGCAGGATAACCGCATGCAAACCTTCAGTGAAAAGGCAAGCAAATATTTTACCATCGTGCTGTTGGCGATAGCTTTAGGGTCATTCCTGTTCTGGTTGCCTGCCGATCTTCACCGGGGTATATCTGCATTCACCGCTGTGCTAATCATCGCCTGCCCGTGTGCGCTGGCGCTTAGTACGCCGTTTACCATGGCTGCGGCATTGAGCATTTTTGATAAGAATTTTTTTTACCTGAAAAACACGGCCGTTGTTGAACAACTGGCCCATATTGATACCATCGTTCTTGACAAAACGGGCACCATTACCATTGCAGGCGGCAATACCGTTACGCAGCACGGTGATGTTTCCGAATACGAGAAAGGACTTATTTATTCGGCTTGCAGTAATTCGGCGCATCCGCTTAGCAGGCTTATCTGCCAGTTTTGGAACCACCAGCATAAATTGAGCACTAACTCTTACTACGAGATACCGGGCCGCGGTATCACCGCCGATATCGACAGACATATTGTGGACGTTGGCAGCGAAAGGTTTATCCGGGGCATATCCTCGCCCGGTTCGGGGCCTAAATTGACCGAAGTTCATATCCGGATCGACAATATTTATAAAGGATATTTCAGTGTACAACAACATTACCGCGACGGCATAAAAAATATAAAGGATCTTTCATCCGCGTATGAAGTATTCCTGCTATCGGGCGACCATAACCACGAGCGGGAAGCGCTGTCGGTTGTGTTTAAACCGGGTCACATGTTTTTCGAACAATCCCCCCAGGAAAAGCTCGACTTTATTAAAATGCTGCAGGCGAACGGGCATAGAGTGATGATGATAGGTGATGGGCTGAATGATGCCGGAGCGTTAAAGCAAAGCGACCTGGGCATAGCCATAACAGACAACGTCAATAACTTTTCGCCCGGCAGCGATGCCATACTCGATGGCAAAGCATTAAGCCGCTTGCCCGATTTCTTTAAATTTTCAAAAGATGCCCTACATATAATATATGCATCGTTCATCATATCGCTTTGTTACAACATTGCCGGCCTTGGCTATGCTGTAAGCGGCAGGCTATCGCCGCTTATTGCAGCGATACTAATGCCCCTGAGTACAGTTACCATTATTTCGTTCACCAGTATTGCCGCACACCT
- a CDS encoding Nramp family divalent metal transporter, with the protein MPAPKRIFKKTLSVLKTLGPGLVTGSSDDDPSGIATYSQAGAQFGFSMLWTALITFPLMASMQEMCARIGLVTGGGLASTLKNHYPKWILWLMIIFSFPAIVLNIGADIAGMGAAAHLICPAVPSFIFTIVFTALIIVAIIYYPYQKLAAALKWACITLLVYLAVPFFTDTKWLSVLRHTFIPNVEFNRDFVGMMVAILGTTISPYLFFWQATMEAEGIKQSKAALIVDKRVLKDMRKDVDIGMLFSNIVMFFIILTCGNVLYPNGVHQIETVEQAAVALKPIAGNLAYTLFAIGIIGTGFLAIPVLSGSLSYMFAETFDWDEGLDKKFSQAKPFYAVIVIALVIGLLINFTNITPLQGLIYSAMLYGITSPVIILIVLHISNNRRIMGDNVNSLRSNIMGAITFLLMLGAALALFI; encoded by the coding sequence ATGCCCGCACCGAAAAGAATCTTTAAAAAGACTTTATCCGTTCTGAAAACTTTGGGACCGGGCCTGGTAACCGGATCAAGCGATGACGACCCGTCGGGTATAGCAACCTATTCGCAGGCAGGAGCACAATTCGGCTTTTCCATGCTTTGGACGGCCCTTATAACGTTTCCGCTTATGGCCTCAATGCAGGAAATGTGTGCCCGCATAGGATTGGTAACCGGTGGTGGACTAGCCAGCACTTTGAAAAATCATTACCCAAAATGGATACTTTGGCTCATGATCATTTTTTCATTTCCTGCAATTGTTCTCAATATAGGAGCAGATATTGCAGGAATGGGGGCTGCGGCCCATCTGATCTGCCCTGCGGTGCCGTCTTTTATTTTCACTATTGTATTTACTGCTTTAATCATCGTAGCTATTATCTACTACCCTTATCAAAAGCTGGCGGCGGCTTTAAAATGGGCATGCATTACGCTGTTGGTGTACCTGGCCGTACCGTTTTTTACAGATACAAAATGGCTTTCAGTACTCAGGCATACCTTCATTCCCAATGTTGAATTTAACAGGGACTTTGTGGGGATGATGGTAGCTATTTTGGGAACAACAATTTCTCCTTATTTATTTTTCTGGCAGGCAACAATGGAGGCCGAAGGCATCAAACAAAGTAAAGCAGCGCTCATAGTTGACAAAAGGGTACTTAAAGATATGCGGAAGGATGTGGATATAGGTATGTTGTTTTCCAATATCGTCATGTTTTTCATCATACTAACGTGCGGAAACGTGCTTTACCCCAATGGCGTGCACCAAATAGAAACGGTTGAGCAGGCAGCCGTCGCATTGAAGCCTATCGCGGGAAATTTAGCTTATACTTTGTTTGCAATCGGTATTATTGGTACGGGTTTTTTAGCTATTCCGGTATTAAGCGGTTCGTTATCCTATATGTTTGCCGAGACCTTTGACTGGGATGAGGGATTAGATAAGAAATTCTCCCAGGCCAAACCGTTTTATGCAGTCATTGTTATTGCGCTGGTTATAGGGCTGCTCATTAATTTTACCAATATTACGCCACTGCAAGGGCTTATCTATTCGGCTATGCTTTATGGTATTACATCTCCTGTAATCATCCTGATCGTATTGCATATCAGTAACAATCGCAGGATAATGGGCGATAATGTTAATAGCCTTCGCTCAAACATTATGGGAGCAATTACGTTTTTGTTAATGCTCGGCGCAGCCCTGGCCCTTTTTATTTAA
- a CDS encoding universal stress protein yields MKNLLIATDFSTNAKHAARYGYTLAGKIEANVVLCNAFLVPAEIPQGGTLVWPQYEYEELQKSSADELKELEKSLERSAKGPAFRPYITRISEDGIVSDIVNRAAKKENVELVVMGTHGHTWVSGTFLGNHSRKMIDDATCPLLLVPPTAEIAPVKKIAFATDFKEPKKDLEAIFELISLLKRLNAELLLTHIYDEIDEAYDFKKTIEGFLLELSNKANYPHIYYRIVKSNKPAKGLDWLCRFGNVDILAMVHRKRSFFDKILTGSHTQKMAQHITIPLLVIPGK; encoded by the coding sequence ATGAAAAATTTACTTATCGCGACAGATTTTTCGACTAATGCAAAGCATGCTGCCAGGTATGGTTACACGCTCGCCGGCAAGATAGAAGCCAATGTGGTTTTGTGTAATGCTTTTCTTGTGCCTGCCGAAATTCCGCAGGGCGGTACACTGGTTTGGCCACAGTACGAATACGAAGAATTGCAAAAAAGCAGCGCTGACGAGTTAAAAGAATTAGAAAAATCGCTTGAACGGTCTGCAAAAGGGCCTGCATTCCGCCCTTATATCACTCGTATCAGTGAAGACGGTATCGTTTCCGATATCGTTAATAGGGCAGCAAAAAAAGAGAACGTCGAACTGGTTGTAATGGGGACCCATGGGCATACCTGGGTTAGCGGAACGTTTTTAGGGAACCATAGCCGCAAAATGATAGATGATGCTACATGTCCACTTTTGTTGGTCCCGCCAACAGCTGAAATCGCCCCGGTAAAGAAGATAGCGTTTGCTACCGATTTTAAAGAACCCAAAAAGGACCTGGAAGCCATATTCGAACTGATTTCCCTGCTGAAACGCCTGAATGCCGAATTGCTTTTAACACACATTTATGACGAGATAGATGAGGCTTACGATTTCAAGAAGACCATTGAAGGTTTCCTGCTTGAGTTATCCAACAAAGCCAATTACCCGCATATATACTACCGGATTGTAAAAAGCAATAAACCTGCAAAAGGTCTCGATTGGCTATGCAGGTTCGGCAATGTGGATATACTGGCAATGGTACACCGCAAACGGTCCTTCTTTGATAAAATATTAACCGGCAGCCATACCCAAAAAATGGCTCAGCATATTACTATACCGTTATTAGTAATTCCGGGAAAATAA
- a CDS encoding L,D-transpeptidase scaffold domain-containing protein has product MEKLIKHAHGNRANAVIFCTLLLFASIRGFASCNAVSSSKANDADTSVTALIQQYLVPGKEPMLYYPNSVKRFYEANGYQAAWVSRQGDTKQTWEAMMLLDCVLQYGLSHEDYHPKALLYDPLHTMIEEPGKISNSKKARFDILLTDALITFINNLHYGKLNPWYAAEKIDGDMSLPFHAESVLMNARRQPDITNAIVSVQPRSKQYLAMQDRMRLLKGQYQEDCYAVPDSEVHKIAINMERLRWADIGGNGYIQVNIPSYTLKFYQPDTVYEFKVVVGKTSAPTPTLNSEITYFTTSPEWKIPQKIFVNEILPKALKNADYIENSHFAIYDKSGNYITPDRTSLLTVKRNPQLYYARQSSGCDNALGQLVFRFANVYDIYLHDTPEKQLFNREERAFSHSCIRVENAQHLAELMLKRGGDSGKIATLTKAMKNHLTKNISFSNPVSIKITYLTCEVKEGSVYNYKDIYDLDKSLEMALYSAPQTLTMQ; this is encoded by the coding sequence ATGGAAAAGCTGATCAAACATGCACACGGGAACAGAGCAAATGCTGTTATTTTTTGCACATTGTTATTATTTGCATCGATAAGGGGTTTCGCGTCATGCAACGCGGTCTCATCCAGCAAGGCAAATGATGCGGATACATCCGTAACCGCCCTGATACAGCAATACCTGGTACCGGGCAAAGAACCTATGCTATATTATCCAAACTCGGTAAAAAGATTTTACGAAGCCAATGGTTACCAGGCTGCCTGGGTAAGCAGGCAAGGCGATACAAAGCAAACCTGGGAAGCAATGATGTTACTGGATTGTGTGCTGCAATATGGCCTTTCGCACGAGGATTATCATCCAAAAGCGCTGTTGTACGATCCGTTGCATACAATGATAGAAGAGCCCGGGAAGATCAGCAACAGCAAAAAGGCCCGGTTTGATATTTTGCTTACCGATGCGCTCATCACATTTATTAACAACCTGCACTATGGTAAGCTTAACCCATGGTATGCTGCAGAAAAAATAGACGGAGATATGTCACTCCCGTTCCATGCCGAATCCGTATTGATGAATGCCCGCCGGCAACCTGATATTACAAATGCCATAGTAAGTGTGCAGCCAAGATCAAAACAATACCTTGCTATGCAGGATCGCATGCGGCTGCTGAAAGGCCAGTACCAGGAAGATTGCTATGCAGTACCTGACAGCGAGGTGCACAAGATCGCTATCAACATGGAACGCCTGCGCTGGGCAGACATCGGCGGCAACGGTTACATCCAGGTTAATATCCCAAGCTACACTTTAAAGTTTTACCAGCCCGACACAGTTTATGAGTTTAAGGTGGTGGTTGGCAAAACATCAGCTCCCACACCGACACTGAATAGCGAGATCACGTATTTTACAACTTCGCCTGAATGGAAAATACCACAGAAAATATTTGTGAATGAAATATTACCCAAAGCACTAAAGAATGCTGACTATATAGAGAACAGTCATTTTGCCATTTACGACAAAAGTGGTAATTATATTACGCCGGACAGGACAAGCCTGCTGACGGTGAAGCGCAACCCCCAATTGTACTATGCCCGCCAGTCTTCAGGCTGCGATAACGCATTAGGGCAGCTTGTGTTCCGGTTCGCGAACGTGTATGATATTTACCTGCACGATACCCCGGAGAAGCAACTATTTAACCGCGAAGAAAGAGCATTCAGCCATAGCTGCATACGAGTTGAAAATGCGCAGCACCTGGCAGAGCTAATGTTAAAACGCGGTGGCGACAGTGGCAAAATCGCGACGCTTACCAAAGCAATGAAGAACCACCTGACAAAAAACATATCATTTTCAAATCCGGTGTCCATTAAGATCACCTACCTGACCTGCGAAGTGAAAGAAGGATCCGTTTATAACTACAAAGATATTTACGACCTGGACAAGAGCCTGGAAATGGCCCTTTACAGCGCACCCCAAACACTGACAATGCAATAA
- the mgtA gene encoding magnesium-translocating P-type ATPase: protein MDKKNQCSEPDHFWNLTPEQALNELSCGSDGLTGSEAANRLKIYGPNTIKPGHKSSTITLFLSQFKSPITLLLIAAALLSAGLGDVIDTVIILLIVMIGSILSFWQERGAANAIDELMKLVRLNCTVLRDGQKKEVPFEAAVPGDVIYLSAGDIIPADCLLLESQEIFIDEAAFTGETYPVEKRTGICAADTPLSKRSNTLFMGSHVISGKATALVIRTGTQTEFGKISSGLQARAPETDFERGIRRFGYMLMEITLLLVIIIFAINVYLHKPALDSLLFSLALAVGLTPQLLPAIISVNLSTGARRMARKQVIVKRLASIENFGSMQILCSDKTGTITEGKVKLKDALDISGVHSDRVLQYAWLNASLQQGFHNPVDEAISGAWHIVENPFVPVAEVPYDFIRKRLTIQVTDKKEDLIITKGALKAVLDVCDRAETADGIININGCKGGILKQYEQLSDAGFRTLGVAFKPWGAETKFTRNDEREMIFLGFIALFDPPKANVPETITKLNSLGVKLKIITGDNALVAKSLALQVGIKQPNILTGAQLLQMNNAALIHKAVRTDIFAEVEPNQKERIINMLKKAGFVVGFMGDGVNDAPALHTADVGISVDSAVDVAKQAAEIVLLSQSLDVLVDGIVEGRKTFTNTMKYIFMATSANFGNMFSMAGASLMMSFLPLLPKQILLTNLLTDFPEMAIATDKVDEANIMSPQKWDLGFVRRFMVIFGLLSSVFDYLTFGLLIYIMHANEKTFQTGWFTESVISAILIVLVVRTKLPFFKSLPGRLLSLATILVLVFVLSIPLLPLAGWLGFTRLPLSYYGWMLFIVAMYLFWAELAKRWFYRHMKKRRQN from the coding sequence TTGGATAAAAAGAATCAATGTTCTGAACCCGATCATTTCTGGAATCTTACTCCGGAACAGGCACTAAATGAACTATCCTGCGGTTCGGACGGCCTTACCGGCAGTGAAGCAGCTAACCGCTTAAAAATATATGGGCCAAATACCATAAAGCCGGGGCACAAAAGCTCGACCATAACACTTTTCCTTTCACAATTCAAAAGTCCAATAACCTTACTGCTGATCGCTGCCGCTTTGTTATCAGCTGGGCTTGGCGACGTCATCGATACTGTTATTATACTTTTGATTGTCATGATCGGCAGCATCCTAAGTTTCTGGCAGGAGCGCGGAGCGGCTAATGCCATAGACGAATTGATGAAGTTGGTAAGACTTAATTGCACGGTTTTGAGGGACGGCCAAAAAAAAGAAGTCCCATTTGAAGCCGCTGTACCGGGCGATGTGATCTACTTATCTGCTGGTGACATTATCCCGGCCGATTGTCTTTTGCTCGAATCGCAGGAGATATTTATTGACGAAGCCGCATTTACGGGCGAAACCTATCCGGTAGAAAAGCGAACCGGGATATGCGCTGCTGATACCCCATTATCAAAACGCAGCAATACCCTGTTTATGGGCTCGCACGTTATCAGTGGCAAAGCAACCGCGTTGGTTATCAGAACGGGCACACAAACGGAGTTTGGTAAAATATCATCTGGCCTGCAGGCCAGGGCGCCCGAAACTGATTTCGAACGCGGTATACGCAGGTTCGGGTATATGTTGATGGAAATAACGCTGCTGCTTGTCATCATCATTTTTGCCATTAATGTATATCTTCACAAACCGGCCCTCGATTCTTTATTGTTTTCGTTGGCACTTGCCGTGGGACTCACCCCACAATTATTGCCTGCCATCATCAGCGTCAACCTGTCCACAGGCGCCCGGCGCATGGCCCGTAAACAAGTTATTGTTAAACGACTGGCTTCTATCGAAAACTTCGGAAGCATGCAGATATTGTGTTCTGATAAAACCGGCACTATTACAGAAGGGAAAGTAAAACTGAAGGATGCGCTTGATATTTCCGGAGTGCACAGCGACAGGGTTTTACAATACGCCTGGTTAAACGCCTCGTTGCAGCAGGGGTTCCATAACCCGGTAGATGAGGCCATATCCGGAGCCTGGCATATCGTGGAAAACCCTTTTGTACCGGTAGCAGAGGTACCCTATGACTTTATCCGCAAACGGCTCACGATACAGGTAACCGACAAAAAAGAAGATCTCATTATCACCAAGGGCGCGTTAAAAGCCGTACTGGATGTTTGCGACCGCGCCGAAACGGCGGACGGCATCATTAACATAAATGGTTGCAAGGGCGGTATTTTAAAACAATATGAACAATTGAGCGACGCCGGCTTCCGTACATTAGGCGTAGCTTTCAAACCGTGGGGTGCGGAAACTAAGTTTACAAGAAATGATGAGCGGGAAATGATTTTTCTCGGCTTTATTGCATTGTTCGATCCGCCGAAGGCTAATGTGCCTGAAACAATAACAAAACTGAATAGCCTGGGTGTGAAGCTCAAAATAATCACCGGTGATAATGCGTTGGTGGCGAAAAGTCTGGCCCTGCAGGTTGGCATCAAACAACCGAATATTCTGACCGGCGCGCAGTTACTCCAAATGAACAACGCCGCCCTGATACATAAAGCTGTGCGCACGGATATTTTTGCCGAGGTGGAACCCAACCAGAAGGAGCGCATTATAAATATGTTGAAAAAGGCAGGCTTTGTGGTGGGGTTTATGGGCGATGGCGTAAACGATGCTCCTGCACTTCACACGGCGGATGTGGGCATATCGGTTGATAGCGCAGTGGATGTCGCCAAGCAAGCTGCCGAAATAGTTTTGTTAAGTCAAAGCCTTGACGTGTTGGTTGACGGAATTGTGGAAGGGCGCAAAACCTTTACCAACACCATGAAATATATTTTCATGGCAACCAGCGCAAACTTTGGCAATATGTTCAGCATGGCCGGCGCATCGTTAATGATGAGCTTTTTACCTTTGCTGCCAAAACAGATATTGTTAACAAATTTGCTAACTGACTTTCCCGAAATGGCGATAGCTACAGATAAAGTGGATGAGGCAAATATCATGTCGCCCCAAAAGTGGGATCTGGGTTTTGTAAGGCGCTTCATGGTCATCTTCGGATTACTTAGTTCGGTGTTTGACTACCTTACTTTCGGGCTGTTGATCTATATTATGCATGCCAATGAAAAAACATTTCAAACCGGCTGGTTTACTGAATCTGTTATATCAGCCATACTCATCGTGCTGGTAGTTCGTACCAAATTGCCATTCTTCAAAAGTCTCCCGGGCAGGTTGTTGTCACTGGCCACTATCCTTGTACTGGTTTTTGTTTTATCGATACCCCTGCTCCCGCTTGCCGGCTGGCTCGGTTTTACCCGGCTGCCTTTATCCTATTACGGCTGGATGCTTTTTATTGTAGCTATGTATCTTTTTTGGGCCGAGCTGGCTAAAAGATGGTTTTACAGGCATATGAAAAAGCGCCGGCAAAACTGA
- a CDS encoding universal stress protein produces the protein MRTILLFNDSSPEAENAAEFALDIAQKLKADILILNLCDDVMVENKQAVTAGEQLSAESTGLFSLVKHLYNITRDNAFRPVVNDMNVSGFTEKEICELVTGKNIWLMVKGIETHATHNSLSNINVQAVLNRVACPLLLVPCNYKKRGFENITYALDMRYCRTAILKFITELAREYGANLVIEHFSAKGLPPLSDDYAATLFESEITNKIFYDKTYFNNIKERNLEIAVDVMINSLHADLLALVNHRFHFEELFGQCINNTLPEHIPVPVIIFPL, from the coding sequence ATGAGAACCATACTTCTATTCAACGACAGTTCGCCCGAAGCTGAAAATGCTGCAGAGTTCGCATTGGATATTGCTCAAAAATTGAAAGCTGATATCCTTATCCTGAATTTATGCGATGATGTCATGGTCGAAAACAAACAGGCGGTAACAGCAGGCGAGCAGCTGTCGGCGGAAAGCACCGGTTTATTCAGCCTGGTTAAGCACTTATACAACATTACCCGAGACAATGCTTTCCGACCTGTAGTGAATGACATGAACGTAAGCGGGTTTACAGAAAAGGAGATCTGCGAACTGGTGACCGGGAAGAACATTTGGCTGATGGTAAAGGGAATAGAAACGCATGCTACACACAACTCATTGTCCAATATAAATGTACAGGCGGTTTTGAACCGTGTAGCCTGCCCATTGTTGCTTGTGCCTTGCAATTACAAAAAACGCGGGTTTGAAAATATTACTTATGCTTTGGATATGCGCTATTGCCGCACCGCGATATTGAAATTTATAACCGAACTTGCCAGGGAATATGGCGCCAATCTTGTAATTGAGCATTTCTCGGCAAAAGGTTTGCCGCCGTTGAGCGACGACTATGCTGCAACATTATTCGAAAGCGAGATCACCAATAAAATATTTTACGATAAGACCTATTTTAACAATATAAAAGAGCGAAATTTAGAGATTGCCGTTGATGTGATGATCAATAGTTTACACGCCGATCTGCTGGCATTGGTAAACCACCGATTCCATTTTGAAGAATTGTTCGGGCAGTGCATCAATAATACGCTGCCCGAGCATATTCCGGTACCGGTAATAATTTTCCCATTATAA
- a CDS encoding isopenicillin N synthase family dioxygenase, protein MGSVNIPRLDLDTYINGTAEQRKLFSDEIGKAFNETGFVTITNHGLSKELIDKLYQQVKALFSLPEDVKLKYEKAELAGQRGYTSKGKETAKGFKVPDLKEFWQIGQTVTDGDPVKNEYPDNLIVEELPDFNTTTREVYQKLEAAGTHLLRAIAIYLGLPENYFDDKVHNGNSILRTLHYFPILDPDALPADAVRAGAHEDINLITLLIGASADGLELLTREGNWFPVKAHGEDVVVNVGDMLQRLTNNKLKSTTHRVVNPPREEMKNSRYSVPFFLHPKSEMDLTSLRSCIDAEHPKLYSDMTAGEYLDERLREIGLKK, encoded by the coding sequence ATGGGCTCAGTAAATATTCCAAGGCTCGACCTGGACACTTATATTAACGGCACCGCCGAACAGCGCAAACTTTTTTCTGACGAGATCGGTAAAGCTTTCAACGAGACGGGTTTTGTTACCATTACCAATCACGGGTTAAGTAAGGAACTGATAGACAAGTTATATCAACAAGTAAAAGCACTTTTCAGCCTGCCGGAAGATGTGAAACTCAAATATGAAAAGGCTGAACTTGCGGGCCAGCGTGGCTACACCAGCAAAGGCAAGGAAACCGCAAAAGGTTTTAAAGTTCCGGACCTGAAAGAGTTCTGGCAAATAGGCCAGACCGTTACGGACGGCGATCCAGTTAAAAATGAGTATCCTGACAATTTAATAGTTGAAGAATTACCGGATTTTAATACAACCACGCGCGAAGTGTACCAAAAATTGGAAGCTGCCGGTACGCATTTACTTAGGGCCATAGCAATTTACCTTGGCCTGCCCGAGAATTATTTTGATGATAAAGTGCACAATGGTAATTCCATATTACGCACGCTGCATTATTTCCCTATCCTCGACCCGGACGCTTTGCCAGCCGACGCGGTACGTGCCGGTGCGCATGAAGACATCAACCTTATTACCTTGTTAATAGGGGCGAGTGCCGACGGGCTGGAGTTACTTACCCGCGAAGGCAATTGGTTCCCGGTAAAGGCACATGGTGAAGACGTTGTAGTAAATGTGGGTGACATGCTGCAGCGCCTGACTAACAACAAATTAAAATCTACCACACACAGGGTTGTAAATCCACCTCGTGAAGAAATGAAGAACTCCCGGTATTCGGTGCCTTTCTTCCTTCACCCTAAATCGGAGATGGACCTGACCAGCCTGCGATCATGCATTGACGCCGAACATCCGAAATTATACAGCGACATGACCGCCGGCGAATACCTGGACGAGCGGCTTCGCGAGATCGGGCTGAAAAAATAA